TGATCTCTCTCCCAAGGTAGTGAAAACCCATTCCACAAAAGGGGGCAAGAAGCCAGTAAAAAGCAAAAGAGGGGTGAACCCGAAAGGTGCGAAAAAGACGCCCCCCCTGCCGAAGAGCGCCCGTGTTATCACGGATACTTCGGGTAATGAGGGGACGCTTCGCGTAGAAAATACTGGCCCTCAGCCTATCGTAACTCCCTCAAACACGATATCCTCAGTTCAGAATTTCTCTTCCAATCCATCCCTTATGCCGGAGTCTTCCGAACAGCTTCCGGAGAAGAGAGCTGAAGTTGTCATTGAAGAGTTTACCCACTGCAGGCAGCAATTTTTACGATCGGCAAAAAATCTTGACGCACATATCACAGAAGCGGAAAAACAAGAAATTGACAACCCTTCCGCAGATTCAGGGCAGAACTCCCTGAGGAATGTGTACTGGAAGCAGCTTGCCAAGGAGTTGACTGTGGCCGGCTGGGCGTTAGTCAAAGCTGGAGGCGGGCACCTGCAGTATAAGCATCCGGCACATACTGAATTGGGAAGGGCGACTATTCCTTCAGGATCGAAAGATGCTCTTTCGCTAGGGGTGGTGAAAAATGTCCGCCAGCAAATTTCACAATCGCTGGTGCATAAGCAGGAAAAAAAATAAATAGGCGGAGTGGAACATGGAAATTTGGATTGATAGCCTGGATGAAGGGATCATTTCTGCATTCAAAGATCTAGGGCTGTTGCATGGCGTTACGACCAACCCTTCGATCCTTTCGAAATCGACCATGGATCCGAGGGGAGTTATCTCAAAATTACTGGAAATTCAAGACGGGCCCGTCGCGGTGCAAGTCATGGGGGAAACCAAAGAGGTTATCATTCAAGAGGCATCGATTCTGAAGGAAATCTCTGACCGCGTGCTGCCGAAAATTCCTGTCGTGCCAGAAGGTGTCGCGGCGATGCAAGTGCTGCGAGATAACGCCACGTCGGCTCTTGGAACGGCTGTACTTTCTTTCAGACAGTCGTTTTTAGCGATCAGTGGAGGCTTTACCTACATCGCACCGTATATTGGCCGGTTTGTCGACGAGGGCAAAGATCCTGCTTCGCTGCTTAATTTTTTAGTGAAATTGAAGGGAAGTTTTCGGTCGGATGCCAAGATCATGGCCGCAGGAATCCGCTCTTTAGACCATCTCTTTCTCTCGGCAGAGCTGGGTGTGGATGCGGCGACTCTTCCGGAAAGCGTCGCCAGGCAGCTGCTGACCATTCCTGAAGGGGCGCTGAAAGCGCTATACCAGTTCCAGGATGATTTCGGCAGCAAACGGGATCAACTCTTCAATCACTCCGACTTATATCGAAAGTGTCTCGAAATTTGATTTGTTGGCTTTGAGAAAGCCCCTTAATGGAGATGTTGCAAGCCGCTTCATAGTTCTAATATTAGGCGCCTTGCAATGCCTCAATCTCAAGGGCTTTCTCTCTGCCCAAAACCCAATTTTGAGCACTCGTCAGCCGGCCGTGCCCTTCAAGATTAAATGGGCAAAGGCTTCAATTTTTGAATACTGGAGGAGAGAGATTTCCATCGCCTCCACTCAGCGCGCAGTTCCTTCCTCAAATGCTTGAACTGACGTTTGAGATCCCGGGCGAGCGTTCTCTGGTCATCTTGACTCTTTGCTTCAAGGTAGCGCTTTTTCAGATCCTGCATGGCGTTGATCTTGGCGATTATTCCGTCTGAAACCTCTTGGATCTCCTGTTCGATCTCCTCTTTCTTCACATACCAAAGCTCTTGCAGGCGGGTTAGCAGATGGCATTTTCCTTCGGTGATCATCTTCTTCTGAATGGCGAAGGGATCCATCTTTTTCAAGTCTTTGGCAAGTCCCATTTTATTAAGAACGAAGATAAGCCATTTGGTGGGGTCGAAGTGGTACCAGCGTATGCCGTTGCGGTAGTCGTTGGCAAAGGTGTGGTGGA
The DNA window shown above is from Estrella lausannensis and carries:
- a CDS encoding transaldolase family protein, with product MEIWIDSLDEGIISAFKDLGLLHGVTTNPSILSKSTMDPRGVISKLLEIQDGPVAVQVMGETKEVIIQEASILKEISDRVLPKIPVVPEGVAAMQVLRDNATSALGTAVLSFRQSFLAISGGFTYIAPYIGRFVDEGKDPASLLNFLVKLKGSFRSDAKIMAAGIRSLDHLFLSAELGVDAATLPESVARQLLTIPEGALKALYQFQDDFGSKRDQLFNHSDLYRKCLEI